The Metabacillus sediminilitoris genome window below encodes:
- a CDS encoding TetR/AcrR family transcriptional regulator has product MDTKSLIIEIATTLFQQKGYKGVGLNEILKVCYVTKGSFYHHFPNGKEELLIACLQLMEEAITKDIEDIFNQFQTTQEAIHAMIEKLVDDFEREGTITGYTFSSMVSEMASLSESVRNACSSLYTKIQEIYSNKLVEDGFSKEMGYSIALMMTAFIEGGMMLCITQNASAPLKTISDVLPYLLKENE; this is encoded by the coding sequence ATGGATACAAAATCGCTGATAATCGAAATCGCGACAACACTTTTCCAGCAAAAAGGATATAAGGGTGTAGGATTAAATGAAATCTTAAAAGTATGTTATGTGACAAAAGGTTCGTTCTATCATCATTTTCCAAATGGAAAAGAAGAATTACTTATCGCTTGCCTTCAGTTAATGGAAGAAGCGATTACGAAGGATATCGAGGATATTTTTAATCAATTTCAAACAACTCAAGAAGCCATTCATGCGATGATTGAGAAATTAGTTGATGACTTTGAACGAGAAGGTACGATTACGGGATATACATTTAGCAGCATGGTTAGCGAAATGGCGTCTCTAAGCGAATCAGTCCGAAATGCTTGTTCCAGCTTATACACGAAAATTCAAGAGATATATTCGAACAAGTTAGTAGAGGATGGATTTTCGAAAGAAATGGGTTATTCTATTGCGCTCATGATGACGGCTTTTATCGAAGGTGGAATGATGCTTTGCATAACACAAAATGCAAGTGCTCCACTAAAAACGATATCGGATGTATTACCATATTTATTAAAGGAGAATGAATAA
- a CDS encoding 5'-nucleotidase C-terminal domain-containing protein, translated as MGNKITNKLLSLSLVFTFAVPSILLNFSSETSAEEIAKTSSNEITSIEGSSANTANLSVQLLGVNDLHGKVDVTGTVSGVNYGRMDYLAAYLREREATNPNTLIVHAGDMVGGSSPVSALLQDEPTVEMMESIGFDVGTVGNHEFDEGVDEMLRLINGGNHVNGTPNYNGIDFPMVAANVEYKDSGDLVLDPYTIKEVDGAKIGFIGVATIETPNMIISKGNEHIRFTDEAEAINKYVPELQQQGVEAIVILAHVPGNQAGQSASGEIASIATKVNDAVDVIFAAHNHVKVNAVVDNKLIVQAWEYGKAFADVDLEIDRQSGDVVKKSAEIVDVVQTGSTPDPKVNTILNKYLEEVGPKLNEVIGVAGSELAGGYAQKGIIGDNPLGNLIADGMAAAMDSDFALMNGGGIRDDLNAGDITWNELFNIQPFGNTLVKLEVTGTELRSIINSQFSKYGPDVSISGFSYTWDSTKGSFGEVIDMYLPDGSKIDPNKTYTVTVNNYMYPHSSDQYRLGEFGENPVQGPEDLQATVDFVKSMEGTITYSTEGRISEDYTAPVSTYTLSEPDKENGEYSKEVQVTLSATDDGIGLRKIEYKLNDGDWTSYNESFTVTTEGEHTVLFRAVDKAHNSEIKTITFTIKHTRLSDVANLIKAKDLNHGLETSLLNHIEKAEKNVQAAKEFSNSQKKYTESAISILDHLKEKVNHLPKKQVTNQDKKKILKAIDEVIDQLNNF; from the coding sequence ATGGGGAACAAAATAACTAATAAGTTATTATCGTTATCTTTAGTTTTTACATTTGCTGTACCTAGTATTCTATTAAATTTTTCATCTGAAACAAGTGCAGAGGAAATTGCTAAAACTAGCAGTAATGAGATTACTAGTATAGAAGGTTCTTCAGCGAATACTGCAAATCTAAGTGTCCAGTTATTAGGAGTGAATGATCTTCACGGTAAAGTGGATGTAACAGGAACTGTTAGTGGCGTAAATTATGGTCGCATGGATTATCTTGCTGCCTACTTGCGTGAGAGAGAAGCAACGAATCCGAATACTTTAATCGTACATGCTGGTGACATGGTCGGAGGAAGTTCACCTGTTTCAGCTTTATTACAAGATGAGCCGACAGTTGAAATGATGGAATCAATTGGTTTTGATGTCGGAACTGTAGGGAACCACGAGTTTGATGAAGGTGTTGACGAAATGCTGCGTTTAATTAATGGTGGAAATCATGTGAATGGTACACCAAACTATAACGGAATAGACTTTCCAATGGTTGCAGCAAACGTTGAGTATAAAGATTCAGGTGATCTAGTGCTTGATCCTTATACAATTAAAGAAGTTGATGGTGCAAAAATTGGGTTTATTGGGGTAGCTACAATCGAAACACCGAACATGATTATTTCAAAAGGAAATGAACATATTCGTTTTACGGATGAAGCTGAGGCGATAAACAAATATGTACCTGAGCTTCAGCAGCAAGGTGTAGAAGCGATTGTTATCTTAGCTCATGTACCAGGTAACCAGGCAGGTCAATCTGCTTCAGGTGAAATTGCTTCTATTGCAACAAAAGTAAATGATGCAGTCGATGTCATTTTTGCAGCACATAATCATGTAAAGGTTAACGCTGTTGTTGACAATAAATTAATTGTCCAAGCATGGGAATATGGGAAAGCATTTGCAGATGTTGACTTGGAAATTGATCGTCAGTCTGGAGATGTCGTGAAAAAATCTGCTGAGATTGTTGATGTCGTTCAAACAGGCAGTACTCCAGATCCAAAGGTGAATACCATATTAAACAAGTATTTAGAAGAAGTTGGTCCTAAGTTAAACGAAGTAATCGGTGTTGCAGGTTCGGAATTAGCTGGCGGATATGCCCAAAAAGGTATCATTGGCGACAATCCGCTTGGAAACTTAATTGCAGATGGTATGGCAGCTGCGATGGATAGTGACTTTGCATTAATGAATGGCGGAGGAATTCGCGATGATCTTAACGCTGGTGATATTACATGGAATGAACTATTCAATATCCAGCCGTTTGGGAACACATTGGTGAAACTTGAAGTAACAGGAACTGAGTTACGTTCGATTATCAATAGTCAATTTAGCAAGTATGGGCCTGATGTTAGTATTTCAGGGTTTAGCTATACTTGGGATAGTACGAAAGGATCTTTTGGTGAAGTAATCGATATGTATTTACCTGACGGTTCAAAAATAGATCCGAATAAGACATATACAGTAACAGTAAATAATTACATGTATCCACATAGCAGTGACCAATATCGACTTGGTGAATTTGGTGAAAATCCAGTTCAGGGACCAGAAGATTTACAAGCAACCGTGGATTTTGTGAAAAGTATGGAAGGTACGATAACGTATTCTACTGAAGGACGTATTTCTGAAGATTATACAGCGCCAGTATCAACATATACTTTATCTGAGCCAGATAAAGAGAATGGTGAATATTCGAAAGAAGTCCAAGTAACATTATCTGCAACTGATGATGGTATTGGTTTAAGGAAAATCGAATACAAACTAAATGATGGTGATTGGACAAGCTATAACGAGTCATTTACAGTAACAACTGAAGGGGAACATACAGTATTGTTCCGTGCTGTTGATAAGGCACATAACTCTGAAATAAAAACAATTACCTTCACGATTAAACATACAAGACTTAGTGATGTGGCGAATTTGATTAAGGCTAAAGACTTAAATCACGGCCTAGAAACCTCACTTCTTAACCATATAGAAAAAGCAGAAAAAAACGTGCAAGCAGCGAAAGAATTTTCAAATTCTCAGAAGAAATATACTGAAAGCGCGATTTCAATTCTTGATCACTTGAAGGAGAAGGTCAATCATTTGCCAAAGAAACAAGTGACGAATCAAGACAAGAAGAAAATTTTAAAAGCTATAGATGAAGTAATTGATCAATTAAATAATTTTTAG
- a CDS encoding Ger(x)C family spore germination protein, whose translation MYKCSKWITIFCIGFLLSGCWDQVESEERGYVIGVALDAIENQRLEDIEQVKEDSSLQNQNEGRFKATYQLVVTSALQSSGSSDGQGSGDAFLNLTSTGNTMFTITRDIAKQTSRAPYLEHIKVIIMSEELARKGYFSKLLDIFLRDHEMRRATKVLISKGEALELFQTKSKIEKLPVIYIDSISENTFKNAEMLPITTTGDVHAFLLSKKSFAIPTIFLDDQNVKVEGAAVFNSENQKMVGYLTKEETEGLNYIRGDVKGGVIEIVIDGQRMAVEIKEAKRKFHADLSNSDHVKVTVNIEAEGNVGETFEGLDLLNPKMISKIEKEVAKNIEKLAEDVITKTQEDYQADILGIGSYLHQDHYQTWNKIKKDWEQGEHIFSKSNIEVKAKVKVRNIGVNIESNK comes from the coding sequence ATGTATAAATGTAGTAAATGGATCACTATTTTTTGTATAGGATTCCTTTTATCAGGCTGCTGGGACCAAGTTGAAAGTGAAGAGCGCGGGTATGTAATAGGAGTAGCACTTGATGCAATTGAAAATCAACGTCTTGAAGATATTGAACAGGTAAAAGAAGATTCCTCCTTACAAAATCAAAATGAAGGAAGATTTAAGGCAACCTATCAACTAGTCGTAACGAGTGCACTGCAATCTAGTGGAAGCAGTGATGGACAAGGCAGTGGTGATGCCTTTTTAAATCTTACGTCAACTGGAAATACAATGTTTACGATTACGCGAGATATTGCCAAGCAAACAAGTCGTGCACCATATTTAGAACATATAAAAGTGATCATTATGTCAGAAGAATTAGCCAGAAAAGGCTATTTTTCGAAGTTATTAGATATTTTCTTAAGAGACCATGAAATGAGAAGAGCAACAAAAGTCCTCATATCAAAGGGGGAGGCATTAGAATTATTTCAAACAAAATCAAAAATTGAAAAACTGCCTGTTATCTATATTGATTCCATCTCAGAAAATACATTTAAAAATGCAGAAATGCTGCCTATTACGACGACCGGAGATGTACATGCTTTTTTATTATCAAAAAAAAGCTTCGCCATCCCGACGATTTTTTTGGATGACCAAAATGTAAAAGTAGAAGGAGCGGCTGTTTTTAATAGTGAAAATCAAAAAATGGTCGGTTATTTAACAAAGGAAGAAACAGAAGGCCTTAATTACATAAGAGGAGATGTAAAAGGAGGCGTGATTGAAATCGTAATTGATGGCCAGCGTATGGCAGTAGAAATAAAAGAAGCAAAACGAAAATTCCACGCTGATTTATCCAATAGTGATCATGTTAAGGTCACGGTAAATATTGAGGCAGAAGGGAATGTGGGGGAAACATTTGAAGGATTAGATTTATTGAATCCGAAGATGATTTCAAAAATTGAAAAGGAAGTGGCCAAAAATATTGAAAAACTAGCAGAAGATGTCATCACAAAAACGCAAGAAGACTATCAAGCAGATATCCTTGGTATTGGTTCATATTTACACCAAGACCATTATCAAACATGGAATAAAATAAAAAAGGATTGGGAACAGGGTGAGCATATTTTCTCTAAAAGCAATATTGAAGTAAAAGCAAAAGTAAAAGTTCGCAATATTGGTGTAAATATCGAATCTAACAAATAA
- a CDS encoding sigma-54 interaction domain-containing protein, with product MLEAILESIEEAIHAVNSEGITIFYNGVAAKHDGVEINEVLGKHVLTVFPSLDKETSTLLKVIETGKPIYQQAQTYKNSKGHMIDTVNTTLPIKVGDRIVGAVEIAKDLSSVKQLSQKLLELQEKVNNQRTKPTAISGAKYKWDDIITTHPKMEHVKILGKRAAQSSSPVMIYGETGTGKELLVQSIHNASSRKNGPFIAQNCSSLPESLLESILFGTKKGSFTGAVDRAGLFELAHGGTLFLDEIHTMPLDFQTKLLRVLEDGVIRRVGGTESYVVNVKVIVAMNEHPITCMEKKLLRTDLFYRLNVFFIEIIPLRERKEDIPLLVHHFIKKYNYQFNKLVIQIDSDVIKKLKKHHWLGNVRELEHTIEYAMNMVDGDTIKMEHLPAFFEKLDIEDKRTIKPLRVVVEETERHFIQQALAETNGNILKASTILKLPRQTLQYKMKKYNIQVIGTELS from the coding sequence ATGCTTGAAGCAATTTTAGAAAGTATTGAAGAGGCGATCCATGCAGTCAATTCTGAGGGGATCACGATCTTTTACAATGGAGTGGCGGCAAAACATGATGGGGTTGAGATCAATGAGGTACTAGGAAAACATGTGCTTACGGTATTTCCGTCCTTAGATAAGGAAACAAGCACACTATTAAAAGTGATTGAAACAGGAAAACCGATCTACCAACAGGCACAAACCTATAAAAATAGTAAAGGACACATGATCGATACAGTCAATACAACCCTTCCGATCAAGGTGGGTGATCGAATTGTCGGAGCTGTTGAGATTGCTAAGGATTTATCGAGTGTAAAGCAGTTATCACAAAAGCTTTTAGAGCTTCAAGAAAAAGTGAATAACCAACGAACAAAACCAACGGCCATCTCAGGAGCGAAATACAAGTGGGATGATATCATAACAACTCATCCTAAAATGGAACATGTAAAAATTCTTGGAAAACGAGCGGCTCAAAGTTCTTCACCTGTCATGATATACGGTGAGACAGGGACTGGGAAGGAGCTGCTTGTCCAATCAATACACAATGCATCGTCACGTAAAAATGGCCCATTTATCGCACAAAATTGTTCGTCATTACCTGAATCCTTACTAGAAAGTATCTTGTTTGGAACGAAAAAAGGAAGCTTTACAGGGGCTGTTGATCGGGCAGGTTTATTTGAGCTTGCACATGGGGGAACATTGTTTCTCGATGAAATTCATACAATGCCGTTAGACTTCCAAACAAAACTGCTCCGTGTTCTCGAAGATGGAGTCATACGCAGAGTAGGTGGGACAGAGTCCTATGTTGTCAATGTAAAAGTCATTGTTGCCATGAACGAACATCCAATCACCTGTATGGAAAAAAAGCTATTACGAACAGATTTATTTTATCGCCTTAATGTGTTTTTTATCGAAATCATCCCTCTTAGAGAACGTAAGGAAGATATTCCCCTATTAGTTCATCATTTTATTAAAAAATACAACTATCAATTTAATAAACTCGTTATTCAAATTGACAGTGATGTCATTAAAAAACTTAAGAAGCATCACTGGTTAGGCAATGTACGTGAATTAGAGCATACGATTGAATATGCAATGAATATGGTTGATGGTGATACAATCAAAATGGAACATTTGCCTGCTTTTTTTGAAAAGCTAGACATTGAAGATAAGCGAACGATCAAACCATTACGAGTAGTAGTTGAGGAAACGGAACGACATTTCATTCAACAAGCATTAGCTGAAACAAATGGCAATATCCTTAAAGCTTCGACTATATTAAAGCTTCCGAGACAAACGCTGCAATATAAAATGAAGAAGTACAATATTCAAGTGATAGGAACCGAGTTGTCATAG
- the hprK gene encoding HPr(Ser) kinase/phosphatase, with translation MKSLTVEHLVQKFSLKVLTGENRLQQTITQPRSHRPGLEFVGHFDFFPTEQVQILGRKEITYLHKLNIEERQLRIGNIVKYHPPCFIVTAGQEGLTYLTQYCTEEGIPLLCTNELETTSEFITKLDAYMVKTLAPETAIHGVCVNVYGMGILIRGKSGVGKSETAHTLIGRGHRLVADDIVVLKKLSPRTILGTHDEKTKEFLSLRSIGLLNVVRLYGRKAFQDETRIALDIELTKWQKNSLNNELEHESIFTEYMGVQIPHIEIQLQPGRDVAGLIEAAANNWLLKQQGYSAAEEFMKRLESEF, from the coding sequence TTGAAATCATTAACAGTTGAACATTTGGTTCAAAAGTTTTCATTGAAAGTGTTGACTGGAGAAAATAGACTACAACAAACCATTACACAGCCAAGATCTCATCGACCAGGTTTGGAATTCGTTGGTCATTTCGATTTTTTTCCAACTGAACAAGTTCAAATACTTGGAAGAAAAGAGATAACATATTTACATAAATTAAACATAGAAGAGCGTCAACTTCGAATTGGCAATATTGTCAAATATCACCCGCCTTGTTTTATTGTTACAGCCGGCCAGGAAGGACTAACATACTTGACCCAATATTGTACAGAAGAAGGAATTCCTTTGTTATGTACGAACGAACTAGAAACGACTTCTGAATTTATCACAAAACTTGATGCATATATGGTTAAAACACTAGCACCAGAAACAGCGATACACGGCGTTTGTGTAAACGTATATGGAATGGGCATTTTAATTCGGGGAAAATCAGGAGTTGGCAAAAGTGAAACCGCACACACTTTGATCGGCAGAGGGCACAGGCTTGTGGCTGATGATATCGTCGTGTTAAAAAAGCTTAGTCCGCGAACGATTCTCGGTACACATGACGAGAAAACGAAGGAATTTCTCTCCTTACGCAGTATTGGGCTGTTAAATGTGGTCCGTTTATATGGCAGAAAAGCTTTTCAGGATGAAACGAGGATTGCCCTTGATATTGAATTGACAAAATGGCAGAAGAATTCTCTCAATAATGAATTAGAGCATGAATCTATTTTCACAGAATACATGGGCGTTCAAATTCCTCATATTGAGATCCAGCTCCAGCCTGGTCGGGATGTGGCGGGGTTAATTGAAGCTGCTGCAAATAACTGGCTTCTGAAGCAGCAAGGGTACAGTGCTGCAGAAGAGTTTATGAAACGTCTTGAGTCTGAGTTTTAG
- a CDS encoding GerAB/ArcD/ProY family transporter, with protein MKPFEYNDQEIGQKEVLFLVANMVIGFGVLTLPRSIVEHTKSFDGWISICIGGIIALFFTWVVAKLTMRFPKKNFYEISSAILNKYIGGILTFLFATYSILFVSYEMRGVASISQLYLFDKTPVEVICLVFLLVVIYGISGESIVILRINLMFLPIVLFIVFVLMIMNLGYFELKNLKPFFISNWKEIATASKETVFSFLGFEFLLFYNAFINKPKNTSKSALMGISIPLVLYLTVFIFVIGVFGVDVTSNTLYPTAELAKQVEVPGGFFERFESLFFTIWVMTLFSTAAMAFDITLLALGAIMKKVKRMHFIFILSPIIYLIAMSPQNILEVASFGKVISYTGIVFSMVIPSVLLTIALIRGVKGDV; from the coding sequence TTGAAGCCTTTTGAATATAATGATCAGGAAATTGGACAAAAAGAAGTATTATTTTTAGTTGCAAATATGGTCATTGGCTTTGGTGTTCTTACCCTTCCTCGTTCCATAGTAGAACACACGAAATCCTTTGATGGCTGGATTTCGATTTGTATTGGAGGAATAATAGCCTTATTTTTTACATGGGTTGTCGCTAAATTAACGATGAGATTTCCGAAGAAAAATTTTTATGAAATATCTTCTGCCATTTTAAATAAATATATTGGAGGCATATTAACCTTTTTATTTGCTACCTATTCCATCCTGTTTGTGAGTTATGAGATGCGGGGGGTTGCAAGTATTTCTCAACTTTACCTATTCGACAAAACACCAGTAGAAGTTATTTGTCTCGTATTTCTTCTTGTCGTCATCTATGGTATTTCTGGAGAAAGTATTGTCATCCTTCGAATAAATCTTATGTTTTTACCTATTGTATTATTTATCGTGTTTGTTTTAATGATTATGAATTTAGGATATTTTGAACTGAAAAACTTAAAACCCTTTTTTATTTCAAATTGGAAAGAGATCGCCACCGCTTCTAAAGAAACCGTCTTTTCATTTCTCGGGTTTGAATTTTTACTATTCTATAATGCATTTATAAACAAACCAAAAAATACAAGTAAATCAGCACTTATGGGAATATCTATTCCTTTAGTCCTTTATTTAACCGTTTTTATTTTTGTCATTGGTGTGTTTGGTGTTGATGTTACAAGTAACACTTTATATCCAACAGCGGAATTAGCTAAACAAGTTGAGGTTCCGGGTGGATTCTTTGAAAGATTCGAATCGCTTTTTTTTACAATTTGGGTTATGACCTTATTTAGTACTGCTGCAATGGCTTTTGATATAACCCTTTTGGCACTTGGAGCAATCATGAAAAAAGTAAAAAGAATGCACTTTATTTTCATTTTATCTCCAATTATTTACCTGATTGCCATGTCACCTCAAAATATTTTAGAGGTTGCAAGCTTTGGAAAAGTAATCAGCTATACAGGTATTGTGTTTAGTATGGTTATTCCATCGGTATTACTAACGATTGCGCTAATTAGAGGGGTAAAAGGTGATGTATAA
- a CDS encoding GntT/GntP/DsdX family permease: MTHVNDASFWLFKEYFNLSIKETFKTWGLFLFVNSIVGLAVVLILSLFM; the protein is encoded by the coding sequence ATTACACATGTTAATGATGCATCTTTCTGGTTATTCAAAGAATACTTTAACTTATCTATTAAAGAAACATTTAAAACATGGGGCCTTTTCCTGTTTGTCAACTCGATTGTTGGACTTGCCGTTGTTTTAATTCTTAGCTTGTTTATGTAA
- the ablB gene encoding putative beta-lysine N-acetyltransferase gives MKPAYETKIIQTSQYTIQLYLDYFNERLRVDHYRGNMTMILTELEQITKQHAFTKVIFFTRPEHWQVLLTKGFALEAIIKGFYNGTDSYIMTAYKDIDRRSSKYWIKEDELLHTILSKERKREESDPPAMYHIRKATLQDATNLAQLYGKVFTVYPTPMNDSEYVCKMIKQGMLFYVVECNNQLVSAASADVNSLYHHAELTDCATLPQHRKYGLIKKLLIELENELKTNGIYCAFSIARSLSFGMNAAFYQLGYQYTGRLTNNCYIFDKLEDMNVWVKDLSYEKSAFIMNDKTD, from the coding sequence ATGAAACCAGCCTATGAAACAAAAATCATCCAAACATCACAGTACACCATACAGCTCTATCTTGATTATTTTAATGAACGTCTTCGCGTCGATCATTACCGGGGAAATATGACAATGATTTTAACAGAACTTGAACAAATCACGAAGCAGCATGCATTTACAAAAGTAATCTTCTTCACTCGCCCAGAACATTGGCAAGTCCTTTTAACAAAAGGTTTTGCCTTAGAAGCGATCATAAAAGGTTTTTATAATGGTACGGACAGCTATATTATGACAGCCTATAAGGATATTGACAGAAGATCAAGTAAGTACTGGATAAAAGAGGATGAACTTCTTCACACAATCCTCAGCAAAGAGAGGAAAAGGGAAGAATCAGATCCTCCGGCAATGTACCATATACGAAAAGCAACATTACAAGACGCAACAAACCTAGCCCAGCTTTATGGAAAGGTGTTTACTGTATACCCTACACCTATGAATGACTCTGAATATGTGTGCAAAATGATCAAACAAGGAATGTTATTTTATGTTGTGGAGTGTAACAATCAGCTTGTTAGTGCAGCTTCTGCAGATGTAAACAGCCTTTATCATCACGCCGAATTAACGGATTGTGCAACATTACCCCAACATCGCAAATATGGCTTAATCAAAAAACTCCTTATTGAGCTAGAAAATGAATTGAAAACGAATGGAATATATTGTGCATTTTCGATTGCCCGGTCCCTATCCTTCGGGATGAACGCAGCATTTTATCAGCTGGGCTATCAATATACAGGAAGGCTAACAAACAACTGTTATATTTTTGATAAATTAGAGGACATGAATGTGTGGGTAAAGGATTTATCATATGAAAAGAGTGCATTTATTATGAATGACAAAACGGATTAA
- a CDS encoding spore germination protein, whose translation MNHSESSSKIDLNCLENLKNIKVMLGAPSDLITRTCKIGDSHYQCVIVFIDGLVDKDLVNEQVIKNLQLGVAISKKELPQDGKKRLNELINEVLSANEITIVKTIEDILCAILSGDTALFFDGTDEAVIIGSKGWESRGIEEPQSEALVRGPREGFTENIRTNTVLLRRSIRDPNFRLEPYKIGRRSKKDLMIAYVEGIVHPQILAEVKKRIKSIDIDDAPESGYIEQWIEDNFLSPFPQVMHTERPDKTSAAILMGKVAILLDGTPFVLIVPVTLISLLQSPEDYYERWLIGSLIRLLRFVAAFISLFLPALYIALVSFHQGMIPSKLAFSIAASREGVPFPAVVEAFMMEATLELLREAGLRLPKPIGQTIGIVGGLVIGESAVQAGMVSPVMVIVVSVTAISSFAVPTYSAGIAFRILRFVTMLTAGIFGLYGIILAYIMINIHLVRLKSFGIPYTTPFAPSFGNDWKDLFFRAPLLMLTKRPRYLQTEDETRIHTRRKGS comes from the coding sequence ATGAATCACTCTGAAAGTTCTAGCAAAATCGATCTGAATTGCTTGGAAAACCTAAAGAATATTAAAGTCATGCTGGGTGCTCCTAGTGATCTTATTACCCGTACATGTAAAATCGGTGATAGTCATTATCAATGTGTCATTGTCTTTATCGATGGATTAGTAGATAAAGACCTTGTAAACGAGCAAGTCATAAAAAATTTGCAACTTGGTGTAGCAATTTCAAAAAAAGAACTTCCTCAAGATGGGAAGAAACGTTTAAATGAATTAATAAATGAGGTACTCTCAGCAAATGAAATAACCATTGTCAAAACCATTGAGGACATTTTATGTGCAATCCTTTCTGGTGACACTGCATTATTTTTTGACGGAACAGATGAAGCTGTCATTATCGGTAGCAAAGGATGGGAAAGTCGAGGAATTGAAGAACCACAGTCTGAAGCTCTAGTTAGAGGGCCAAGAGAAGGGTTTACAGAAAATATTCGTACGAATACAGTCCTCCTTCGAAGAAGTATTCGTGATCCCAACTTCCGTCTTGAACCATATAAAATCGGCAGGCGTTCGAAAAAAGATTTAATGATTGCTTATGTAGAAGGGATTGTTCATCCTCAAATTTTAGCCGAGGTCAAAAAAAGAATTAAGTCTATTGATATAGACGATGCACCTGAATCAGGCTATATCGAACAATGGATCGAGGATAATTTTTTATCCCCTTTTCCGCAAGTCATGCACACAGAGAGGCCTGACAAAACATCTGCAGCAATCTTAATGGGCAAGGTTGCCATTCTTTTAGATGGCACGCCATTTGTATTAATTGTACCTGTTACATTAATTTCTTTATTACAATCTCCGGAAGATTATTATGAACGATGGTTGATCGGTTCTTTAATCAGATTACTGCGATTTGTTGCTGCTTTTATCTCGTTATTTCTACCTGCATTATATATTGCCCTTGTCTCGTTTCACCAAGGTATGATTCCATCAAAATTAGCTTTTTCTATTGCTGCATCAAGAGAGGGAGTTCCGTTTCCAGCTGTAGTAGAAGCGTTTATGATGGAGGCGACCTTAGAATTGCTGCGTGAAGCGGGGCTGAGATTGCCTAAGCCGATTGGGCAGACGATTGGGATTGTTGGCGGGTTGGTCATAGGAGAATCAGCCGTTCAAGCCGGAATGGTAAGTCCGGTAATGGTCATAGTCGTTTCAGTAACAGCGATTTCATCATTTGCTGTACCAACTTATAGTGCTGGTATTGCATTTCGGATACTACGTTTTGTGACTATGTTAACAGCTGGTATTTTTGGGCTTTATGGCATCATATTAGCTTATATTATGATTAATATTCATTTGGTCAGACTTAAGAGTTTTGGTATTCCATATACAACTCCGTTTGCTCCTAGTTTCGGTAATGATTGGAAGGATTTGTTTTTTAGGGCACCATTATTAATGTTAACGAAACGACCTCGATATTTACAAACAGAAGATGAAACACGGATTCATACAAGGAGGAAGGGTTCTTGA